In a genomic window of Streptomyces pristinaespiralis:
- a CDS encoding FtsW/RodA/SpoVE family cell cycle protein — translation MSVVTNTTTIGAIDAPSRRNTELMLLGFAVAIPVFAYINVGLALDGELPAGVLGYGLGLGLLAGVAHLGVRKFAKYADPLLLPLATLLNGLGLVMIWRLDQSPRLIQRVESLYGKGAFSPDAPKQLMYSAIGIALFVGVLMLLKDHRILQRYTYISMAVALILLILPMFFPAVNGAKIWISLGPFSIQPGEFAKIIIAVFFSGYLMVKRDALALASRRFMGLYLPRGRDLGPILVVWAMSILILVFETDLGTSLLFFGLFVVMLYVATERTSWIVFGLLMSAVGAVGVASFEPHVQQRVEFWLNPFAETTWEQSNQIGQALMSFGAGGTLGTGLGQGDSDLIGFAANSDFILSSFGEELGLAGMMAFLMVYGLIVERGVRTALAARDPFGKLLAIGLSGAFAIQVFVVAGGVMGLIPLTGMTMPFVAYGGSSVLANWALIAILIRISDTARRPAPAPAPSPDAEMTQVVRP, via the coding sequence ATGAGCGTTGTCACCAACACGACCACGATCGGCGCGATCGACGCACCGAGCCGGCGGAACACCGAGCTGATGCTGCTCGGTTTCGCCGTCGCCATCCCGGTGTTCGCCTACATCAACGTCGGCCTCGCCCTCGACGGCGAGCTGCCCGCGGGTGTCCTCGGTTACGGCCTCGGCCTCGGCCTGCTCGCGGGAGTGGCCCACCTCGGGGTGCGCAAGTTCGCGAAGTACGCCGACCCGTTGCTGCTGCCGTTGGCGACGCTCCTGAACGGGCTCGGGCTGGTGATGATCTGGCGGCTCGACCAGTCGCCCCGGCTGATCCAGCGCGTGGAGAGCCTGTACGGCAAGGGCGCCTTCAGCCCTGACGCGCCCAAGCAGCTGATGTACTCGGCGATCGGCATCGCCCTGTTCGTCGGCGTGCTGATGCTCCTCAAGGACCACCGCATCCTTCAGCGCTACACGTACATCTCGATGGCGGTCGCGCTGATCCTGCTGATCCTGCCGATGTTCTTCCCCGCCGTGAACGGCGCCAAGATCTGGATCAGCCTCGGCCCCTTCTCCATCCAGCCCGGCGAGTTCGCGAAGATCATCATCGCGGTGTTCTTCTCCGGCTACCTCATGGTCAAGAGGGACGCCCTCGCTCTGGCCAGCCGCCGCTTCATGGGCCTGTACCTGCCCCGCGGACGGGACCTCGGCCCCATCCTGGTGGTCTGGGCCATGTCCATCCTGATCCTCGTCTTCGAGACCGACCTCGGCACCTCGCTGCTCTTCTTCGGCCTCTTCGTGGTCATGCTGTACGTCGCCACGGAGCGCACCAGCTGGATCGTCTTCGGTCTGCTGATGTCGGCCGTCGGCGCCGTCGGTGTGGCCTCGTTCGAGCCGCACGTCCAGCAGCGCGTCGAGTTCTGGCTCAACCCCTTCGCCGAGACCACCTGGGAGCAGAGCAACCAGATCGGTCAGGCGCTGATGTCCTTCGGCGCCGGCGGGACGCTCGGCACCGGCCTCGGGCAGGGCGACTCCGACCTGATCGGCTTCGCCGCCAACTCCGACTTCATCCTCTCCTCCTTCGGTGAAGAGCTCGGGCTCGCCGGCATGATGGCGTTCCTGATGGTCTACGGCCTGATCGTGGAGCGCGGCGTACGCACCGCCCTGGCCGCCCGTGACCCGTTCGGCAAGCTGCTCGCGATCGGCCTGTCCGGCGCGTTCGCCATCCAGGTCTTCGTCGTCGCCGGCGGTGTCATGGGGCTCATCCCGCTGACCGGTATGACGATGCCGTTCGTCGCCTACGGCGGCTCTTCCGTGCTCGCCAACTGGGCGCTGATCGCGATCCTGATCCGGATCAGCGACACCGCGCGCCGGCCCGCGCCCGCGCCGGCCCCGTCCCCCGACGCCGAGATGACCCAGGTGGTCCGACCGTGA